The Arachis ipaensis cultivar K30076 chromosome B10, Araip1.1, whole genome shotgun sequence DNA window ATTCTTGAAGTTGATTTCTTTTttcagtaaaaataaataaataaataagcacaCTGAAACAAAGGCACCCTTAATTTCCTTAAACAAGGTCTCAAGTTATACATAAAATTCAAAGACGTGAaagttgttttctttttttctgtAAGAAATTGCTGAAACGAACAAACCCTTAATTTAATTACTGCGGATTGAGTAAATCCCCACTAAGAGAGCTAGCTTTACCATGAAAAAGATTCTAAAGTTCAACATGATTGTCTCATGTTGAAGATACCTGTGATTTTGggaaatatataatttaatttttgtttttcatattcCATAGATTCTGGAATTTGTTCGCGATGGTGAGAAGACTGTGGCAGAACTAATGTGCATTGGGAGAGAACTCTTAGGAAGGTACTATGTCAATTTAGGTTATCTGGTGATGATTGCCTATGCTTGCTAATCATAATTATTATTACTAGTTTGAGATTTCATCTCTTTGAATTGATATTGTTCGGTAGTATCAGAAGAGGAATGAACCAGTTCTCTAGTCTTTAAAAATTTTGTCCTCACACCTTTTATTCAACAGGAGACAAGTTCTTCCTTCTGTTCCACATCTCTTGGATGCTGTTCAGGTAATGTGGCTATATTTTTAAAAGAGAAAAGCTTAAGGGCCAGCAGAATTTATTGGTTTTTATCAGCATGTTTAACCATTAGTCCAATTCCTTTAGTCTAGCAATCCAACAACATACTtttaggccacacttttaaacattcctctttttaaaattatttttgttgtcAATTCAAAAGGTTAACTTGTTACTGTGAGATGTTGGAGAATATTTGAAAATGCCTGTAAACTAATCTAGAGCATATCCAAAGTATATTGTGGACTCAATTAATTCAATTAATCTTCTAATTGAGTAGGAAAATCTTAGAAATCATTAATGATGTTAGTGGAATTGGGCCTGTACTACTAATACTAGGTTACTAGTATTTGATCTATTCATTAGTTTAATTAAGAGGTATTAGGATTTGATTTTTGTATCCTGTCATCCATCAACAATGTATTCAGTGTTATATGTGTTTTATCTTTCTGTGTTTCCGTGACCCTAAATTCTTCACAATTCTTCAAGATTGGCAATCTTCATGTCTAGTGCCAAGAATACAACAATGACAACAATAACAACCAAGCATTGTAACTAGGCGGAATTTACCTTGTATATGTGATTTAAATCAGATTTGCGAACAAAATTCTTAATATATTTTGACCCCCGCTATTCTCGTTAATATGGCTCTTAAAACCTAAAAGGATAAAACTATACAAGTAGGTCAATCCTTTTGTAATGTGTTAGTACATTTTAGTCTCCCTCATCCTCCTGGTGTCATCTTATTCCATAAATTTGAATGTAGGTTGAAGCCACTTTTCGTGATGGGACTAAGTTAATCACTGTTCATGACCCAGTTGCTTGCGAGAATGGAAACCTTGAGAAAGCATTGTTTGGTTCTTTTCTTCCAGGTATGCCTTGTATATGATCTTAAAGATAGATGTTTCATTATATATCTACTTAATGCTTCCATTTCTAAGCATCTTTTTCTCTAATCAAATGTTGCATGTACCGTCTTTGCAGATTAACAAGATAGGAGTTTTACAAActatttcttttataattttatttgtaCTTAACCCCTGATTAAAATTCTTATATAATTTTTAGTTGTTGATTAAGATcaatatttctaattttttaggCAAAGGAGAATTCTGTTGTCTTGTTTATATATAAATGTAGTGGGAGACAAAATTGTTATCAGCTAATTTGAAGCATTTTTTCCCCCGAAAAGATCATTGATTTGCCTAGAACTCCAATAGTGTGTGCTTTTAATTTAAATAGTGACTATATATTGTAAGGCAAGAAAACTTATATAGATAAGCCAATATATATTCCTGTCTCTCTATTGTGCACCCAAAATATCTTGCAATAGCATTATAGTGCTCAGACTGCAATTTTTGAATCACCTGTAATGCAGTTTGATATTGGAGaactttttttttagttgagttACAAAACTGCAAAGCACAAATTGAAGCCTTACTTACATTAACATTTTCATTGATGCATGGAAACTGTGTTCACAGTACCTTCACTTGACAAGTTTCCCGATAATGAAGAAGATGATAGAATTCCAGGCGAAATAATATGTAGAGGTGGAAGCCTAGTTCTTAACCCTGGAAGGAAGGCTGTACTTCTCAAAGTTGTCAACAAGGGAGACAGGCCAATTCAGGTGTTTGCTTACAAATGACAAACATGTCTGATAAATTTATGcatctttgtttatttttcttgagaATGGGAAATTTATTCATGCCATGTTAAAAATGTTTGGAGTATGCAATAATTTATCTTAGTGCCAACACTTCTAATTGCAGCAATATAAACTGTGCACAAATTGAATATCTTAAGTGTTTTCAATCAATGCTACTCGGTACTAGTTATGTAAAATGATTTTTGGATCTATTATCGAGGGATGTATGACAATATGTATTGTGAGCAAGTGCATCTTGTTGATCCCTCTGATCCAGCAATGTACCATCTTTTGGCTATACTTATTTCAAAAAGTAGaggcttttgagtttttcttgttaattttataTTTCAGTAAATAGTGAAGCTTGTCTAAATATCGTCCTAAAGAGCTTAGTTTCTGAAAAAGAATAATTGCTACATGGACATCAGAAATCAGCCACCCATTTAGGAATATAGAATAACTCTATATTCACATTTATGAAAAAAAGTGCATAAACAATATAATCAAACTAGATTTACATTTATAATTAAACTTTATAAACAATAtaatcaaaatacaaataaaatacaaaaatacagtGATGGCTGATTGGTGGATGAGATACCTACTATTATTTCATGATCATTTCCTTATTTTAACTAGGATTAGGGTTTCACTTTCATTATTTACATAGATAGTATTCCTCTCTTGTAAACACATCCAATTCTATCAGAATAATAGCTAAAACTTAAAATCTCATTATCAACTACTTTATAACATTCTGAAAAATTTCAGGTTGGCAGTCACTACCATTTTATTGAAGTAAATCCCTACTTAACCTTTGATAGAAAGAAAGCATATGGCATGCGCCTCAATATAGCTGCAGGGACTGCAACACGCTTTGAGGTGGAATTCTAAATCATGATCAGTTTTCAAATTTGATATAGTAATTGGAATGCATATTTCTTTGAATTTCTTACTCTTTTGTACATTTGATAGCCCGGGGAATGTAAAAGTGTTGTACTTGTAAGCATTGGAGGTAACCAAGTCATCAGAGGAGGTAATAACATTGCTGATGGGCCAGTTACTGTTTCCAATTGTGTAGCAGCCATGGAGGCTGTGAAGACACGACAATTCGGGCATATGGAAGAGGAAAATGCAAGGTTTATGATTTGTTATTGATGCAGTTTATATAACTTTTCCTGCATCTTTGTCAAGAGTGAATGAAAATTTCTCAAATGTCAAATTTGAATTTCCCAGGGAAGGTATTACTGGGGAAGATGATTCACTTACTACAGAAATTCCTCTAGAGGAATATGCTAACAAGTATGGCCCTACTACTGGTGACAAAATCCGTCTTGGTGATACCGACTTGTTTGCGGAAATTGAAAATGATTTTACTGCCTATGGTGATGAATGTGTTTTCGGAGGGGGGAAAGTCATAAGAGATGGAATGGGTCAGTCATGCGGCCATCCATCTGCTCACTGCTTGGATACTGTTATAACAAATGCTATGATAATCGATTATACTGGAATTATCAAGGCAGATATTGGTATCAAAGATGGCCGAATCATCTTGATTGGAAAAACAGGAAATCCAGACATCATGAATGGAATACTTCCAAATAATATGATCATTGGGGTAACTTCCCTTAACGATATTGGACACAGCAAGTTGAATTGCTATGATACAATTTAAACTCACATCTTCTATTTTTAGGCTAACACTGAAGCTATTGCTGGAGAGGGTTTGATTGTAACAGCTGGGGCCGTAGATTGTCATGTGCATTTTATATGCCCTCAATTAGCATATGAAGCCATATCAAGTGGTGAGTTTCATAAGTGGAAATAACCTCTACTGAAAGTCGTGGTTACATGTATTTCCAATATTTAACATGTCCTAGTGTGCTGGGAGATACTTGTGATTGTTTCACCGTGCTTcaatatttttatcatattttgtATTGAAACTCTAGTCTCTATCTGATTTCTTATTAGTTTGGCAATTTTCTTTCTTTCACCAAATTATTAATTGGGATCCTTTTTCTACCTTGTGTATAGGTATCACTACATTAGTTGGAGGAGGAACAGGACCAGCTGATGGAACACGTGCTACTACTTGTACGCCGGCTCCAATTCAGATGAAAATGATGCTGCAATCAACGGATGACCTGCCTCTAAACTTTGGTTTCACAGGCAAAGtgtgttttcttttgtttgatgtaTAAAATTGTGCTTCTTTTTGAAGcacaaattttcttgttttgtgaagAATATAGAATCTCTTTCTactttcaaaattcaattaaagtaaaccTTCTGTTTGTTGCTTCAGGGGAACAGTGCTAAGCCTGAGGACCTACATGACATAATCAGGGCAGGAGCTATGGGACTGAAGCTGCATGAGGATTGGGGAACTACACCTGCTGCAATAGATAGTTGTTTAACCATTGCGGAACAATATGATATCCAGGCACATCTCACTTATTATATTCACTTATTTACTATTGTATATTTGATTGATTTATTAACTTTTGTTATACCAGGTTAATATACATACTGACACGTTGAATGAATCTGGATTTGTGGAACATACAATTGATGCATTTAAAGGAAGAACTATTCATACTTATCACAGGTATAGACTATCTTTGAActgcttttctttttattttttcctaaCAAAATAATTTTGTATAAAAGCAGAGACATGTATATGCTATAGAAAGAGGAATTAATGGAGATGATATATAATTTGACTGCAAAATCGGTGATTGGTCTAAACCTTTGCTTTTCCCATTATATAATACTAGTTCTATACTTGTCCTATGCCTTCACATATATTTATCTGTTTGTCTCTGAACCTCTTCTTTCTGGCCCACAGAAGTTGATGAGGGTGTGGTTTTCATTCTTTGTTTACCCAGGTTGATAGAtcaattctttaattttatctgTTGTTTTCTTGGGCAGTGAAGGTGCAGGCGGTGGCCATGCTCCTGATATCATCAAAGTATGTGGTGTGAAGAATGTTTTGCCCTCATCAACAAACCCCACACGCCCCTATACGTCTAATACCATAGATGAGCATCTTGACATGTTGGTATGAACCTTGACATGTTGGTTTGAAGCAAAATTACCAAGAAGTAATGTAGCTTGTGCAATTTGCTTCTGAATTTAGAGTTCAATGATGTACAGATGGTATGTCATCATCTTGATAAGAATATTCCAGAGGATGTAGCTTTTGCCGAATCAAGGATCAGAGCCGAAACAATTGCTGCTGAAGATATTTTGCATGATATGGGGGCAATTAGCATAATATCTTCTGATTCACAGGCTATGGGTCGAATTGGCGAGGTCCTTCCTTTATTCAATTAGTCCATCAATTTAAGACATAACTCTAGACTCTTCCATcatggaaaatagaaatataaTGCTGGATAGTGCCGAATTAAATCTTTATATGAAATGATGTGTTCTTGTAGCATTTTTCTCAATTTCTTAAAATATCTCTATGCTATTATCTCATTTAAAAAATTGTGTGGAATACTAACTATGAATGTCTCAAATTTCTCCAGTAAAAATTACTCATGaaaatcaagattaattttttgATCCTAGGGAATGTGATGTTGGATTGGTTTCTTCCTTAGGTTATTAGTAGAACATGGCAAACTGCCAGTAAGATGAAGTTGCAAAGAGGACCACTTAAACCTGGTGATTTGGACAATGACAATGACAACTGTCGGATCAAACGATATGTTGCAAAGTACACTATAAATCCAGCTATAGCAAATGGCTTCTCTCAACACATTGGTTCAGTTGAGGTATGATGTTTAAATGTTTAGTGCTTTATCAATCTAACCAAGAATTTTCCAGGGCAAAATACATGCAGAATTTGTGTCATTTCCCATGAAAAGACATGAATGCAAATGTCATGTTTGATGCCACATTCATATCCAGTTTTGCAGGTGGGGAAGTTAGCTGATCTTGTGTTATGGAAGCCGTCATTTTTTGGAGCAAAACCAGAAATGGTAATCAAAGGTGGGGAGGTTGCATGGGCTAACATGGGTGACCCAAATGCGAGCATCCCAACCCCCGAACCGGTAAAATTTTTAAGTCTATTTTTTAAAGAGCGTTCCGCTTTGTTTAGGGTTGTAGTTGGTTAATGCTAAAAACTTACACATTAACTAGCCTGACATGAATTTTATTGAAATAATTCGGGGTTTGGAGGGGATGAAAGGAAACTGAAGGGCTTGAACTGTAAAGTGAAGTTCTTTTTACTCTTTAAACCCTTTTCTTTTATCCCTTCCCCGCCAAAACTCTAACTCGCAAATACGATCTTAGTCTACACTTCGTTACTTGTTTGTTTTCTCCATGGAACTAGTTCAAACTAAACTATGAAACGCAATTATGTAGGTCATAATGAGGCCTATGTTCGTAGCATTCGGCAAGGCTAGCAGTGCACACTCTATTGCTTTCGTGAGCAAGGTATGCAACCCCTCTTTTTCTCTATCTTTTGCAAGAGAATGGATCCCTcattaaattttaaatgattttGTGACGCATAATTTTCACGATtaatttaattactctattagtcTCTGGGGTAATGCCCAATTTAGTTCCTATAAGATTAGTCATTTTGGTCCTTTACTTTTAATTGGATTAAATTAGTCCCCATAGATTACTAACGTGAAGCAAATCAGACTAGAATTCGTTATCACACCCTTAACACGTACTGACGTGGCATGTTTAGTGACATGGAGGAGTCTGCGCTAAACAAAAAATGCTAATTTAGTCCCTGTATGTAACACTGAATCATTTTGGTCATATACTTTTAATTGAACCAAATTAGTCCTTGTATGTTACCATTGGAATCAATTGGTCCTCTCTTCTCGGAAGCTAGCAATTGTTGTGTTGATTGCAAGTTTTAGGTTATTTTGTGCGCACAAAATGTTAATTTCAAGTAGGTTTTTatggaaaaatatctttattccAAATTAAGTAATGACACCTTCGATATATGATTTATGTTAGCACAGTTCCAGTTTATGATTTATTAAATATGAATACAAGGCAAACTATAAACGAGTACAATTTTACACAAAAAAGACCATAACTTTTATAATCACCTGGACATAGTTTCCAAAAGGTCATCATATTAGATTATGAATTCTGTGTGTTTGTAAATTTTAATCATTTACAGCTTGATATTCATATTAATATATCAGAAATTGGCAATGCGGTAACATAAATCTCATCTATAAAAGGCTACTTGACATAAAAAATAACCCGAAACTTACAATCAACACAACAGCTGCTAGCTTTCAAGAGGAAGAGAGGACGAATTTGACTCCCTCGGTAACTTAGACTGCGGTTGATTCTGAAAACACAATAAGACAAGACACTGAAAATAAGACACAAAGGATAGAGACACAAATTTTAGTgttcttgtattttgtttagtAATAAACTAGAAAAAATTATGAAagtctaatttattctcattttttttcattcaaaatttgagaaaaaaatataattatgaaaaattaacaagaatatgaaagaaaaaataaaaaataagttgtatcccttgttagtgtctctgtgtcCTTCCTGTTAGGATGgatacaaaatatactaattcagtgtctctagaTACAATATTTCTATCCATGTTTCATCTCTCAAATatgattttgtgtttttgtattcCTATCTCAATGTCCTGTACctataaacaaacgcagccttacaAACTAATTTGGTTCACTTAAAAGTTAAAAGTACAAATGCCAAAATGACTCAATCTTGTTACACACAAggactagattgagcatttttcatTTAGCACAGACTTCTATGCGGAAAATTTTCTGCCACATCAGCATGTGTATAATGGCAAGATCTCTAATTTTATTCGAGAGACTAATTTGATTCaagtaagataaataaaaaataaaaaaattattctcgTTCTTACTAAACTAACACAATAATCTTAAGAGTATTTGTTTTTTGGAATATTCTACTATTCATCGTAAACAAACACAAAAGCGACTATTCGGAGAATATTTcgcaatttttaataaaaaatagtaatttAGGACCTAGTTGAAAATTTGTATCTAATATAGAGACTCAGATACAAATTTTTAAACTGTAAGGTCTTAATccaaaatttggtaaaattataaAGATCGACTGAATAATTAAGCCATAATTTAAACTATATTACCCATATGTTACACATAAGAGAAATTAATGGATGAAGACACACGCAAGACAGTCATGTAAATTTCaaaatgagaagagttatttccctaATTCCCTTTCTTAGATAGACGCATGCACAAAGAACATTTATGCTACGTGAACACCAAAATCAGtcattagtataaa harbors:
- the LOC107623074 gene encoding urease codes for the protein MKLSPREIEKLELHNAGFLAQKRLARGLRLNYTEAIALIATQILEFVRDGEKTVAELMCIGRELLGRRQVLPSVPHLLDAVQVEATFRDGTKLITVHDPVACENGNLEKALFGSFLPVPSLDKFPDNEEDDRIPGEIICRGGSLVLNPGRKAVLLKVVNKGDRPIQVGSHYHFIEVNPYLTFDRKKAYGMRLNIAAGTATRFEPGECKSVVLVSIGGNQVIRGGNNIADGPVTVSNCVAAMEAVKTRQFGHMEEENAREGITGEDDSLTTEIPLEEYANKYGPTTGDKIRLGDTDLFAEIENDFTAYGDECVFGGGKVIRDGMGQSCGHPSAHCLDTVITNAMIIDYTGIIKADIGIKDGRIILIGKTGNPDIMNGILPNNMIIGANTEAIAGEGLIVTAGAVDCHVHFICPQLAYEAISSGITTLVGGGTGPADGTRATTCTPAPIQMKMMLQSTDDLPLNFGFTGKGNSAKPEDLHDIIRAGAMGLKLHEDWGTTPAAIDSCLTIAEQYDIQVNIHTDTLNESGFVEHTIDAFKGRTIHTYHSEGAGGGHAPDIIKVCGVKNVLPSSTNPTRPYTSNTIDEHLDMLMVCHHLDKNIPEDVAFAESRIRAETIAAEDILHDMGAISIISSDSQAMGRIGEVISRTWQTASKMKLQRGPLKPGDLDNDNDNCRIKRYVAKYTINPAIANGFSQHIGSVEVGKLADLVLWKPSFFGAKPEMVIKGGEVAWANMGDPNASIPTPEPVIMRPMFVAFGKASSAHSIAFVSKAASRNKVKDLYGLHKRVEAVENVRRLTKLDMKLNDSLPEITVDPESYTVTADGEVLTCSPATTIPLSRNYFLF